CAGCGGGTTCACTCATCAACGGCACACATTCGCTGTAAAAAGTATCAGATGAAATAGTAAATTCCTAACCATCTTGAACCATTCAGACACCATAGTGATCGGTGCGGGAGCAGCCGGACTCACCGCCGCCATTTTTGCCGCTGCCGGCGGCAAGTCGGTAGTGCTGCTGGAACGAACCCCGCAGGCCGGCCGAAAAATCCTGATGTCGGGCGGAACGCGCTGCAACGTGCTGCCGGTTCGTGCTTCCATCGACGATTTTGTGACAGATTCATCCAGGAACCGGTTGCGCAATATCTTCAAGTCGTGGTCGGTCGACCGCTGCCGCCGGTGGTTTGAGGATGAGATCGGGCTGGAGTTGGAGTGTGAAGCATCTTCGAATAAATGGTTCCCAAAAAGCAATTCGGCCAGGGACGTGCGTGACCGGCTGCTCCGGCACGCCGAATCGATTGGCGTTCGGGTGTGCTATCGCGCTTCGGTGGCCTCAATGCAGCGCCAGAACCAACTGTGGACGATTAAGACGACGAACGGAGAGCAATTTCAGGCACCTGTGGTGATCATGGCCGCTGGGGGCAAGTCCATCCCCTCAACAGGCACCGACGGCACCGGATACACCATCGCAGAAGCGCTGGGCCACACACTGATTCCTCCCTACCCCGCCCTCACGCCGCTCACCGGACCGCATCCGGGCTCTGCCGCAAAGACATCCACCAAAAGAGACAAACGGGCGCGAAGCCGGCCTGCGAATGATTCTGCCCATTCTCTGGCGGGTGTCTCGCTGGATGTGCAACTGGATGCCTGGAACCCGAAGCATCAGCCTTTCAAAACATCCCGAAGCGGTTTCCTCTTCACACATCAGGGATACAGTGGTCCGTCTGTGCTAGATCTTTCCCATGTCGTGGTAAAGGCGCTTCAGGCGGGGAGTCCGGGGGATGATGACGCATCATTGCGTGTCAACTGGACCGGCAAGAGTGCCGGGTGGTGGCAGTCACAGCTCGAAGGAAACCTGGAAACCACGGCGCTGCTCAGGCGTCATCTGCCCAGAAGGCTCGCGGACAACCTGCTTGCCGATATCGGCCTTGCAGGGAGGAAAACGGCCGAGCTCTCCGGCAAGGACCGGAACCGCCTCGTCGGTAGCCTCACCTCTTGCAGATTGACTCCCACCGGGCATTCCGGATTCGAGAAGGCGGAAGTCACCGGCGGCGGTGTTTCGCTGGACGACATCAATCCGGCCACCATGGAGTCCCGTATTGCGCCGGGGTTGTACTTGTGTGGTGAAATCCTGGATGTGTTCGGGCGGATCGGCGGGTTTAATTTCTACTGGGCCTGGGTCACCGGCCGCCTGGCCGGCATGAACCAGTAGCCGGTGGCCGCGCATTTTCGGTTATTCGGCAGCAATGGTCAGGGACGCCGCCTCCAGCCCGGGACTGGTGGCAGTTACCGTAATCTCCCCCTGCCGGTCACCCGACAGGATGATCGCCAGAGCCCGGCCCTGAAAGGCCTCCATCACACTCCCCGTAAATGGTGTATGGGATGTGGGATCACCGTTACCCACCGCCCTCAGGCTCCCTTCTCCCTGCACGGAAAAGGTGATTCGGACGGTGGCAAACGGCACCCTCCTGCCTTCCTCATCGATGATTTCCGCTTTCACATAGGCGAGATCCTGTTTGCCTTTCTGAATGGATTCCCGATCCGGTGTTAGCCTGATGGCCGCCGGCTCACCGGCAGTCTCCAGACGAAAGCGCTGCTCGCTGCCATCCTCCAGGCGTCCGACCGCCTCAACATAACCCGGTTCAAAAGGGACCCTCCAGGTGAGATAGGGGCGCTCTTCGAGACGCCAATGCTGCGACCCGTGGGGTCGGCCGTTAACCAGCAGCTCGACTTCCGGCAGGTTGGTGTAGGCATGGACGGTGATCTCTCTGCCGGGCTCGCTGTAATTCCAGTGTTCCAAAACGTCGGGCCAACCCCAGTCATGTTTGGCGCCCCAGGCCGGGATATCCTCATCGACCTGAACGGCGAGGTGCAGTACCGGCTCATCGCTCCACAACGCCTTGCGGAACCAGTAGCCCGGTTTTGTGAAGCCGGCCAGATCCACCACACCGGACACGGCACTGCGCCATGGCCATTTCGGCCAGTGGTTCCAGGGCTCCGGGGTGAACGGAGCCGTACCACCGATGCCGGCCTCGCCCAGATAGTCGAAGCCGGTCCACAGAAACTCGCCGGCCACGAAGTCTTCGGTATACGTGGTGAGCCAGGAATCGTAGTCGTATAGCGGATGGATCAGGGTTTCCGACCCGTAGATGACGCGATCCGGGAACTGCTCATGGTGCTCCCGGTATTGGGGCTCGCCGTAGTTGTAGCCTGCCAGATCCAGCAACTGCACGAATCCGCTCTCCTGGGCTGTGTCCACATGATCCATGCCGACGGTAAACGGGCGGGTGGTATCGTGGAGGGAGGCGATGTCGATCAGATCGCGCAGGATGTCGGCGCCGGATTCGCCCGTCTGCTGCTCGCCGACTTCATTGCCCAGGCTCCAGGCGATCACCGACGGATGGTTGCGGTCGCGGCGCATCCAGTCGGCGATATCCCGTTCGCGCCACTCCATGAAATGGGGTGCGTACCCGTACGGCCGTTTCGGCTCCAGCCATTCATCAAAAATCTCGCTGATCACCACGAACCCCATGCGATCTGCCAGCTGAAGCAGCTCGACAGACATCGGGTTGTGACTCAGACGCAGCGCGTTACTGCCCATTTCCTTCAGAATGCGGAGCTGGCGCTCGAGCGCTGACTCAAGACAGGCG
The sequence above is drawn from the Balneolales bacterium ANBcel1 genome and encodes:
- a CDS encoding glycoside hydrolase family 2 TIM barrel-domain containing protein — protein: MALIFSACATDYPQPGEQRINSDWKFALHDQPGAEAPGFDDSGWRMVDLPHDYSIEQPFDSAYATGPDGGYTFAGVGWYRKSFTLPDSTADQRVAIRFGGIYRNSDVWLNGHHLGSRPYGYVTIHYDLTPFLHPPGQKNILAVRADTRDQPNSRWYTGAGIYRNVDLLFSSPVHFPPGGVFIRTETLTRESALLRATAEIANGSTESRSLTLELTLRDRQGRIVAESSQNVNSGIGDTVMVEQVLEVAEPQMWSIEDPHLYRFEARLMDDGRLMDRYETDTGIRTFRFDPSEGFFLNGEHVKLKGTNNHHDCGPLGAACLESALERQLRILKEMGSNALRLSHNPMSVELLQLADRMGFVVISEIFDEWLEPKRPYGYAPHFMEWRERDIADWMRRDRNHPSVIAWSLGNEVGEQQTGESGADILRDLIDIASLHDTTRPFTVGMDHVDTAQESGFVQLLDLAGYNYGEPQYREHHEQFPDRVIYGSETLIHPLYDYDSWLTTYTEDFVAGEFLWTGFDYLGEAGIGGTAPFTPEPWNHWPKWPWRSAVSGVVDLAGFTKPGYWFRKALWSDEPVLHLAVQVDEDIPAWGAKHDWGWPDVLEHWNYSEPGREITVHAYTNLPEVELLVNGRPHGSQHWRLEERPYLTWRVPFEPGYVEAVGRLEDGSEQRFRLETAGEPAAIRLTPDRESIQKGKQDLAYVKAEIIDEEGRRVPFATVRITFSVQGEGSLRAVGNGDPTSHTPFTGSVMEAFQGRALAIILSGDRQGEITVTATSPGLEAASLTIAAE
- a CDS encoding aminoacetone oxidase family FAD-binding enzyme codes for the protein MNHSDTIVIGAGAAGLTAAIFAAAGGKSVVLLERTPQAGRKILMSGGTRCNVLPVRASIDDFVTDSSRNRLRNIFKSWSVDRCRRWFEDEIGLELECEASSNKWFPKSNSARDVRDRLLRHAESIGVRVCYRASVASMQRQNQLWTIKTTNGEQFQAPVVIMAAGGKSIPSTGTDGTGYTIAEALGHTLIPPYPALTPLTGPHPGSAAKTSTKRDKRARSRPANDSAHSLAGVSLDVQLDAWNPKHQPFKTSRSGFLFTHQGYSGPSVLDLSHVVVKALQAGSPGDDDASLRVNWTGKSAGWWQSQLEGNLETTALLRRHLPRRLADNLLADIGLAGRKTAELSGKDRNRLVGSLTSCRLTPTGHSGFEKAEVTGGGVSLDDINPATMESRIAPGLYLCGEILDVFGRIGGFNFYWAWVTGRLAGMNQ